The genomic DNA GAGCCCGGATTGAAGGGAAATATACATGCCCTTTCCTATAATAATCGTGGGGCTGCCTATGGTTTTAAAGGATAATGGGACAGGGCAATTGAGAATGAGAATAAGGCGATTCAATTAGACCCAAATAGTGCCTATGTCTATAACAATCGTGGGTTTGCTTATAGCAATAAAGGTCTGTATGACAGGGCAATTGAGGATTATAATAAGGCGATTCAATTAGACCCTAATTTTGCCAACGCCTATGGCAATCGTGCGGGTGCCTATTTAGACAAGGGTCAATTTGACAGGGCGATTGAGGATGCTAATAAGATGATTGCATTAGAGCCCAATAATGCCATACCCTACGGACTGCGTGGGGGTGCTTATCGTAGAAAAGAACAATATAATAAAGCGATTGAGGATTATACAAAGGCAATTTCCTTAGACCCGAACCCGAATCGTGCCGGTATATACTACACCAATCGTGCGGCTGCCTATTGGAAGATGGGAGATAAAAATAGAGCTATTACTGATTATCAAAAGGGATGTGATTTGGGAAATGAATATGGGTGTAAGGGTTTGGAGTGGGCATTAAAGAATCGTTAAAA from Nitrospirota bacterium includes the following:
- a CDS encoding tetratricopeptide repeat protein; this translates as MIALEPNNAIPYGLRGGAYRRKEQYNKAIEDYTKAISLDPNPNRAGIYYTNRAAAYWKMGDKNRAITDYQKGCDLGNEYGCKGLEWALKNR